A region from the Sphingomonas sp. S2-65 genome encodes:
- a CDS encoding L-threonylcarbamoyladenylate synthase, whose translation MGVSPTNPRILPYGEAAIAEAAALIRSGGCVAVPTETVYGLAADATDSRAVAGIYAAKGRPSFNPLIVHVPDLEAAELIAVLDADARALARRFWPGPLTLVLPVRAEAGISPLVTAGLDTIALRVPDHRAMQALLDASGLPLAAPSANASGAISPTRAEHVAASLAGRIPLVIDDGATPAGLESTIVQGRTVLRPGPLSYADLFPGAGRMPSVAPPGNAKVVAPGQLESHYAPSKPLRLNAREREAGEWLIGFGVVLGDDTLSLRGDLTEAAANLFAALHRADARAIGGIAVAPVPELGIGVAINDRLRRAAAPR comes from the coding sequence CTGGGTGTGAGCCCGACAAATCCGCGCATCTTACCCTACGGCGAGGCCGCGATCGCCGAAGCCGCCGCGCTGATCCGCAGCGGCGGATGCGTCGCGGTGCCCACCGAGACGGTCTATGGCCTGGCGGCGGACGCGACCGATTCGCGCGCCGTGGCGGGGATTTACGCGGCGAAGGGGCGGCCGAGCTTCAACCCGCTGATCGTGCATGTGCCGGACCTGGAGGCGGCCGAGCTGATCGCAGTGCTCGACGCGGATGCGCGCGCGCTGGCGCGGCGATTCTGGCCCGGGCCGCTGACATTGGTGCTGCCGGTGCGGGCGGAGGCGGGCATATCGCCGCTGGTGACGGCGGGGCTCGACACGATCGCGCTGCGGGTGCCCGATCACCGCGCAATGCAGGCGCTGCTCGATGCGAGCGGACTGCCGCTGGCGGCGCCGTCCGCCAATGCCAGTGGGGCGATCTCGCCGACGCGGGCGGAGCATGTGGCGGCGAGCCTCGCGGGACGGATCCCGCTGGTGATCGACGACGGGGCGACGCCGGCCGGGCTGGAATCGACGATCGTGCAGGGGCGGACCGTGCTGCGACCCGGGCCTTTGTCTTATGCCGACCTGTTTCCCGGTGCGGGCCGGATGCCGAGCGTCGCGCCGCCGGGGAATGCGAAGGTCGTCGCGCCGGGGCAGCTGGAGAGCCATTATGCGCCGTCGAAGCCGCTGCGGTTGAATGCGCGGGAGCGGGAGGCGGGGGAGTGGCTGATCGGTTTTGGCGTGGTGCTGGGCGACGATACGCTGTCGCTGCGCGGGGATCTGACCGAGGCAGCGGCGAATCTGTTTGCGGCGCTGCACCGGGCGGATGCGCGGGCGATTGGCGGGATCGCAGTGGCGCCGGTGCCCGAGTTGGGGATTGGGGTGGCGATCAACGATCG
- a CDS encoding acyl-CoA dehydrogenase — MFTPATTEQRFVLDHLVRLAEISPEATDLLDAVLEGAGEFAAGEWAPLERIGDTVGAKWSEDGVRMPEGYAAAYQAYVANGWGTIGSPTEHGGQGLPVSLAAAVLDTLGTANMGFALAPTLTVGAIEALVHHGSPEQQALYLPRLSTGEWTGTMNLTEPQAGTDVGALKTKADPVGDGTYRIKGIKIFISFGDHDMADNIVHLVLARTPGAPTGTKGLSLFLVPKFRLDEDGTPGVPNDVRVVSIEHKMGLHASPTCVLSFGDHDDCIGELIGPEFGGIRAMFTMMNNARLNVGLQGVQVAERATQRAVAYARDRIQGARAGTAAAIIEHPDVRRMLLRMKAQTQAARALVYYAFGQLDRGHAGDAAAKALVELLTPLAKAHATDLGNEVASLGLQVHGGMGYIEETGAAQHFRDARITPIYEGTNGIQAADLVGRKLSMDGGATLFALLDRMRGDAEDSGLARLIGACDEVARHLLASETDDRLAASYPFLTMLSVAVCGWLMEQSGRIAARSEGDPAFLKMKQVSARFYVEQIVPEALGLKAAAMAKSDILYALEASAF, encoded by the coding sequence ATGTTCACCCCCGCCACCACCGAACAGCGTTTCGTGCTCGACCACCTCGTCCGCCTGGCCGAGATCAGCCCCGAGGCGACCGACCTGCTCGATGCCGTGCTGGAAGGCGCTGGCGAATTCGCAGCCGGCGAATGGGCGCCGCTAGAGCGCATCGGCGACACCGTCGGCGCCAAGTGGAGCGAAGACGGTGTGAGGATGCCCGAGGGCTATGCCGCCGCCTACCAGGCCTATGTCGCCAATGGCTGGGGCACGATCGGCTCGCCCACCGAACATGGCGGCCAGGGCCTGCCGGTCAGCCTCGCCGCCGCCGTGCTGGATACGCTGGGCACTGCGAACATGGGCTTCGCGCTCGCCCCAACCCTCACCGTCGGCGCGATCGAAGCGCTCGTCCATCACGGCTCGCCCGAGCAGCAGGCGCTCTATCTGCCCAGGCTGTCGACCGGCGAGTGGACCGGCACGATGAACCTCACCGAGCCGCAGGCCGGCACCGATGTCGGCGCGCTCAAGACCAAGGCCGATCCGGTCGGCGACGGCACGTACCGGATCAAGGGGATCAAGATCTTCATCTCCTTCGGCGACCACGACATGGCCGACAACATCGTCCACCTCGTCCTCGCCCGCACCCCCGGCGCGCCGACGGGCACCAAGGGCCTGTCGCTGTTCCTGGTCCCCAAGTTCCGCCTCGACGAAGACGGCACGCCCGGCGTCCCGAACGACGTCCGCGTCGTGTCGATCGAGCACAAGATGGGCCTCCACGCCTCGCCCACCTGCGTGCTGAGCTTCGGCGATCATGACGATTGCATCGGCGAGCTGATCGGCCCCGAGTTCGGCGGCATCCGCGCGATGTTCACGATGATGAACAACGCCCGCCTCAATGTCGGCCTTCAGGGGGTGCAAGTCGCCGAGCGCGCCACCCAGCGCGCCGTCGCTTATGCCCGCGATCGCATCCAGGGCGCCCGCGCCGGCACTGCCGCAGCGATCATCGAGCATCCCGACGTGCGCCGCATGCTGCTGCGGATGAAGGCGCAGACCCAGGCCGCGCGCGCCCTGGTCTATTACGCCTTTGGCCAGCTCGACCGCGGTCATGCCGGCGACGCTGCGGCCAAGGCGCTGGTCGAGCTCCTCACTCCACTGGCCAAGGCGCACGCCACCGATCTCGGCAACGAAGTCGCCAGCCTGGGGCTCCAGGTCCATGGTGGCATGGGCTATATCGAAGAGACCGGCGCCGCCCAGCACTTTCGCGACGCCCGCATCACGCCGATCTACGAAGGCACCAACGGCATCCAGGCCGCCGACCTGGTCGGCCGCAAGCTGAGCATGGACGGCGGCGCAACGCTGTTCGCGCTGCTCGATCGGATGCGTGGCGATGCCGAGGATAGCGGCCTCGCCCGCCTGATCGGCGCCTGCGACGAAGTCGCGCGCCACTTGCTCGCCTCCGAGACCGACGACCGCCTCGCCGCGAGCTATCCCTTCCTGACGATGCTGTCGGTAGCGGTCTGCGGCTGGCTCATGGAGCAAAGCGGCCGCATCGCCGCCCGCAGCGAAGGCGATCCCGCCTTCCTCAAGATGAAGCAGGTCTCGGCCCGCTTCTATGTCGAGCAGATCGTCCCCGAAGCCCTGGGCCTGAAGGCCGCGGCAATGGCCAAGTCCGACATCCTCTACGCCCTGGAGGCAAGCGCGTTCTAG
- a CDS encoding GntR family transcriptional regulator — protein sequence MTALEHEDSPVYLKLRAIIATAILRGEYRAGDQLPSVRAFAAEHGANPLTVAKAYQSFQDDGHVEVRRGVGMFVLPGAVERLRTAERERFLTGMWPRVRDHIALLGLDVNELLGREIA from the coding sequence ATGACAGCCCTGGAACATGAAGACTCGCCCGTGTACCTGAAGCTGCGGGCGATCATTGCGACCGCGATCCTGCGCGGCGAGTATCGCGCGGGCGACCAGCTGCCTTCGGTGCGCGCGTTCGCCGCCGAGCATGGCGCCAATCCGCTGACCGTCGCGAAGGCGTATCAGAGTTTCCAGGACGACGGCCATGTCGAGGTGCGGCGCGGCGTGGGCATGTTCGTGCTGCCCGGCGCGGTGGAACGGCTGCGCACCGCCGAGCGCGAGCGGTTCCTTACCGGGATGTGGCCGCGGGTGCGCGACCATATCGCGCTGCTCGGCCTGGACGTGAACGAGCTGCTGGGGCGCGAGATCGCCTGA